Proteins from one Candidatus Binataceae bacterium genomic window:
- the rsfS gene encoding ribosome silencing factor, producing the protein MTSLQKTLNIVDAALQKKAYGLVVLQAEHLNSIADYFVIATGRSDIQVQAIAEGIDQRLDGDGEHPLGVEGLAHGYWVVMDYDDVVVHIFYEPVRDLYRLETNWTDARQVPLPEPFSSLARQLSVSA; encoded by the coding sequence GTGACTTCGTTGCAAAAGACGCTGAACATTGTTGACGCTGCTCTGCAAAAAAAAGCCTACGGTCTGGTCGTACTCCAGGCCGAACATCTGAACTCCATCGCCGACTATTTCGTGATCGCCACCGGCCGCTCGGACATCCAGGTCCAGGCGATCGCCGAGGGGATAGACCAGCGCCTGGACGGCGACGGCGAGCATCCGCTGGGAGTCGAGGGCCTCGCCCATGGCTACTGGGTGGTAATGGATTACGACGACGTGGTGGTCCACATCTTTTACGAGCCGGTGCGCGACCTCTACCGCCTGGAGACCAATTGGACCGACGCCCGGCAAGTGCCGCTGCCCGAGCCGTTCTCCTCGCTGGCGCGCCAGCTCAGCGTCTCCGCCTGA
- a CDS encoding alpha/beta hydrolase, giving the protein MPTVELLRVPTTSKPEHESFSDFLGLYPRVHVALHLPAGKRPRTVVIGLHPTAASLLHPTLRAMVDRGFAAIGMAHRFYGNDSRLFMEELLLDLGGAVRFARQRGFENVVLIGSSGGGSVVTTYQSQAESPTITSTPAGDPPDLTREELPSADGIILVAAHPGRPRVLTDSLDPSVVDESDPHATDSSLDMYDPRNGPPYSPEFIARYRAAQEERNHRITRWCWAKLAELKQLGDGGEDLQFPVYRTNADLCFLDPAVDPSERTTGTSASTYRGDLRTVNRNAYGGMARCSTYRSWLSQWSLSASNADGYHHASRISKPFFIVNFGADEGVFPRYSKGYYEAVSHSDKELVTVAGAHHFVHTQPEVHNQAMDLLANWMRRKGF; this is encoded by the coding sequence ATGCCCACCGTCGAATTGCTTCGGGTGCCAACGACGAGCAAGCCCGAGCACGAGTCCTTCAGCGATTTCCTCGGCCTTTATCCCCGGGTTCACGTGGCTCTCCATCTGCCCGCGGGCAAGCGGCCGCGCACCGTGGTTATCGGTCTGCATCCCACCGCCGCCTCCCTTCTGCATCCCACATTGCGCGCGATGGTAGATCGGGGCTTTGCGGCTATCGGCATGGCCCATCGCTTCTATGGCAACGATTCGCGCCTGTTCATGGAAGAGCTATTGCTGGACCTGGGCGGCGCGGTCCGGTTCGCGCGCCAGCGCGGCTTCGAGAACGTCGTGCTGATCGGCAGCAGCGGCGGCGGCTCGGTGGTGACGACCTACCAAAGCCAGGCCGAAAGCCCGACCATCACCTCGACTCCCGCCGGCGATCCGCCCGATCTGACACGGGAGGAATTGCCCTCCGCCGACGGGATCATCCTCGTCGCCGCCCATCCCGGCCGGCCGCGCGTACTCACCGATTCGCTCGATCCCTCGGTGGTAGACGAAAGCGATCCGCACGCCACCGATTCCTCACTGGACATGTACGATCCGCGCAACGGACCGCCCTATTCACCCGAGTTCATTGCCCGCTACCGGGCGGCGCAGGAGGAGCGCAACCATCGCATCACGCGCTGGTGCTGGGCCAAGCTGGCGGAGTTGAAACAACTGGGCGACGGCGGGGAGGATCTGCAATTTCCGGTATATCGAACCAACGCAGACCTGTGTTTTCTGGACCCGGCCGTCGATCCCTCCGAGCGCACCACCGGGACCAGCGCTTCGACCTACCGCGGCGACCTGCGGACGGTCAATCGCAATGCCTACGGCGGGATGGCGCGATGCTCTACTTATCGCTCGTGGCTGAGCCAATGGAGCCTGTCGGCGAGCAACGCGGACGGCTACCACCACGCCTCGCGCATCTCCAAGCCGTTCTTCATCGTCAATTTCGGCGCCGACGAAGGCGTCTTTCCGCGTTACTCCAAAGGCTATTACGAAGCGGTCAGCCACTCGGACAAGGAGCTGGTGACGGTCGCCGGCGCCCACCATTTCGTCCACACCCAACCCGAGGTGCACAACCAGGCGATGGATCTTCTTGCCAACTGGATGCGGCGCAAGGGCTTTTAA
- a CDS encoding thaumatin family protein, with product MLNCTSGAQGNTFCQGTGGLNNPNAICVSEAGQSFCAYPSGTVCKTGDCGFGLYQCQGQWNGSPYGVTGDAPASLFEATIVSNSSVNFDVSLVSGYNTAIKAVPSAASCYAPQCNSDLNSACPTNLQVTEAPSARPGPIPCGSGTFCQSGACVNNQCVIGCNDPGDQCAASNPPAGLQCNTVVPSGDGSTYFDMYEAANKSGKVSGPIGAAMSSGNQGTPTCWSDADCLPTESCQTTLISGFPSGLGICASNSAPAFQPQPNCDANHVGDPCGGYFNAGYPNAQDYVCKQVTYNSVANYVCVPQFEPPVNGLGTAQTPTGGGTTLYTGTACPINPEWLSAATTAGNGTPWYEDFASACPHQYGWTYDDHAGDIGCTPGGSTPTSMTVTFGPPTP from the coding sequence ATGCTCAACTGTACGTCCGGTGCGCAGGGGAACACTTTTTGTCAAGGTACGGGGGGGCTCAACAACCCCAATGCGATTTGCGTGTCCGAAGCGGGGCAATCATTCTGTGCCTATCCCTCGGGGACCGTATGCAAGACCGGCGATTGCGGTTTCGGACTGTATCAGTGTCAGGGACAATGGAACGGTTCGCCATACGGCGTAACGGGCGATGCGCCGGCGTCGTTGTTCGAAGCAACCATTGTAAGTAATAGCTCGGTAAACTTCGACGTAAGCCTGGTTTCCGGTTATAACACCGCGATCAAGGCGGTGCCGTCGGCGGCAAGTTGTTACGCTCCCCAATGTAATTCCGATCTGAATTCGGCTTGCCCAACCAATCTGCAGGTGACCGAGGCACCCTCGGCCAGGCCCGGGCCGATTCCATGCGGGAGCGGTACCTTCTGTCAAAGCGGCGCCTGCGTAAACAATCAGTGCGTTATCGGTTGCAACGATCCGGGCGATCAGTGCGCCGCTTCCAATCCTCCGGCAGGGCTGCAGTGCAACACCGTCGTACCCAGCGGGGATGGGTCCACTTATTTCGACATGTACGAGGCGGCCAACAAGAGCGGTAAAGTCTCTGGCCCCATCGGCGCCGCGATGTCGTCGGGGAACCAGGGCACGCCGACCTGCTGGAGCGATGCGGATTGCCTGCCCACCGAATCCTGCCAAACGACCTTGATTTCCGGTTTCCCCTCGGGCCTGGGAATCTGCGCTTCAAACTCCGCGCCGGCTTTCCAACCGCAACCCAATTGCGACGCCAATCACGTCGGCGATCCCTGCGGTGGCTACTTCAACGCCGGATATCCCAATGCCCAGGATTATGTCTGCAAGCAAGTGACCTATAACTCGGTCGCCAACTACGTGTGCGTGCCGCAATTCGAACCGCCTGTCAACGGACTCGGCACAGCCCAGACCCCCACTGGAGGTGGCACCACCCTATATACGGGCACAGCTTGTCCGATTAATCCCGAATGGCTGAGTGCGGCCACCACCGCCGGCAATGGCACGCCTTGGTACGAGGACTTCGCCAGCGCATGTCCCCATCAATACGGCTGGACCTACGACGACCATGCCGGAGACATTGGTTGCACGCCGGGTGGCAGCACACCAACCAGCATGACGGTCACGTTCGGTCCCCCAACCCCCTGA